GACCGAGTTTAGCTACAACGATATTAAGCAATTTAATCGCAATCCCCTGCTTTATCGACCGGGTGGTGCAGATGGCCTAAAGACCGGCCATACGGACATTGCAGGCTACGGTTTAACAGCTTCTGCAATGCGTGATGGCCGCAGGCTTATTTTAGTGGCAAACGGGATGGCCAGCACTCAAGCTCGCTCCGAAGAGACGGCTAAGCTGATGGATTGGGGCTTCCGGAATTTCACAAACAAGGACCTTTTCCGCGCAGGAGAGCAGGTCTCAGATGCCGAGGTCTGGTTGGGCTTAGAGCTTACAGTCCCATTGATTATTGAACAGGACGTGACGGTAACAATACCGCGTCAGGCATGGCGGACACTTGAGGTGAAGGCCGTCTATGACGGACCGATCGCCGCACCAATTGAACAAGGCACGCAAATTGCGAAGCTTGTTATCAATGGTGAAGGTATGGATCCTATCGAATATAATCTCGTCTCGGGTGCTTCAGTCAAACAGCTCGGTTTTGCGGGTCGTATACAAGCTGCCGCTTCACAGATTCTGTTCGGCTTTTCCAGCGCAAATTAAAATCTGACTACGTCCAACAAGAAGGACACATCTGTGTCAGCAGGGTTATTTATTACGCTTGAAGGTGGCGAGGGGAGTGGTAAGTCGACCCAAGCGAAGCATCTTAAGCTGCGTCTAGAACAAGCTGGGCATGCCGTCGTGCAAACTCGTGAGCCCGGCGGCTCGGAAGGCGCTGAGGATATCAGAGCTCTGCTTGTCACCGGCGAGCCTGACCGCTGGGATGGGATGACAGAGGCGCTTCTTCTATTTGCTGCGAGACACGACCATTTAGAGCGCATTATTAAACCAGCGCTAAAAGCCGGAAAAATTGTGCTCTGTGACCGTTTTACAGACTCAACCATGGCCTACCAAGGGTATGGTCATAATCTCGGGCGGGAAACTATTGAAAAGCTAAACGCAGTCGCACTCGACGGTTTTGGACCTGACCTGACTTTGATCCTTGATCTGCCTGTGGATACAGGCTTGTCACGGGCCATGTCTCGTGGCGATGGAGAACAGCGCTATGAAGATATGGATATCGCATTTCATCAGCGCCTGAGAGACGGCTTTCTTGATATCGCCAAACGTGAACCGGATCGATGCAAAGTGGTTGATGCCTCAGGGTCGGAAGAGGATGTTGCAGAAAAAATTTCAGGCGTCGTAATGCCGTTGTTGGCCACAGGCAAAGCCTGTGGCTAAGAAACCGGCTAAAATTGAAGAAGACCTTGTCCCGCATCCGCGCGCGAATGCGTATTTCACCGGACACGATGCAGCCGAAGCCTCGTTTCTGGAGGCATGGTCCTCAGGACGATTGGCCCATGCCTGGCTGATTTGTGGGCCACGTGGGATCGGAAAAGCGACGTTCGCCTATCGCCTGGCGCGCTTTGCGCTCTCTCAGCCGACCGCTGGAGCATCAGAAAGCAGTCTATTTGGCGCTGCAGCACCGACTGAGATGTCCTTACAGATATCTAAGGAACATCCGGTCTTCAAGCGAATTGCGGCCTTGGGCCATGGCGATTTTCGCGCCATTGAGCGTGCGTGGACGGACAACAAGCAAAGCAAAAAAAAGGCATCCATCACCGTTGGCGAAGTCCGCGGCATTGGCAGCTTCTTAAGGTTAACGCCGGCAGAAGGTGGTTGGCGTGTAGTGATTATCGATGCCGCCGACGAGATGAACCGTAATGCGGAGAATGCGGTTCTGAAGGTACTTGAGGAGCCGCCAGAAAAAGCTCTTATTTTCCTGGTCGCGCACAATCCGGCCAGGCTTTTGCCGACTATTCGTTCCCGCTGCCGCAAAATTGATTTATCGCCACTGCCGTCAAATACAGTCTTAGCCTTGGTAAATCGCTACCGACCGGACATCACAAGTAAGGATATTAAGGCATTGTCAGTCCTGGCAGATGGCTCGATTGGCCGCGCCATAGAATTGGCCGATGCTGGTGGATTAACCTTATTCCGAAATCTTATCGGTGTTCTAGCATCCATGCCTAAAATGGATATTGGGATGGCCCATAGCTTGTCTGATGCTGCGTTGAAGGGGGACGGATTCCGCACCATTGCTGATCTATTAAGCTGGTGGCTGGCACGGATGGTGTCTGTGACAGCCCGGGAGGGATGGGCCCAGACAGAGGAAATCATACCTGGGGAACACGCCATTGCGGATCGCCTGTGCGCCTCGGCTGGCCTTGATCAATGGGTGGAGGTATGGGAAAAGATCGCCCGCCTGTTCGAACGCGCTGACGCAGTGCATCTCGATAAAAAGCGGACCGTTCTCAACGCGCTTCTTGCCATCGAACAACGGGCTGCAAGTTAGTCTTCAGATCCGAGCCATGGCATCGCGCCGGAGTTATTATGTCAGCCGGATCAGATAAGACCTATTACGTTACGACGCCGATTTATTACGTTAATGACAAGCCGCATACCGGGCATGCGTACACAACCATAGCCTGCGATGTAATGGCGCGTTTTAAGCGACTGGACGGCTATGACGTTAAGTTCCTGACCGGAACCGATGAGCACGGCCAGAAGGTCGCAAAGGCAGCAGCCGAGAAGGGGGTGACACCACAGGCATTTACTGACGAAGTATCTCAGACCTTTAATGATCTGACCGATACGCTTGATGTCACCAACGATGATTTTATCCGTACGACGGAAGAGCGCCATACAAAAGCCTGCCAGGCGTTGTGGACACGGATTGCCGGGAAAATCGCCCCGGACGGCAAACCCTGGATTGTTCTGGATACCTATGCGGGTTGGTACTCCGTGCGTGATGAGGCCTATCACACGGAAGACGAGTTAACGGCTGGTCCCGACGGCATCAAACTCGCCCCCAATGGTAATCCGGTCGAATGGGTCGAGGAAGAAAGCTACTTTTTCCGCCTGTCAGCTGCGGCGCCACTGCTCATAGAGTATTACGACGCTCATCCCGATTTCATCGCCCCGAATAGCCGCCGCAACGAAGTGACCAGCTTTGTCAAAGGTGGGCTCAGGGATCTTTCCATCTCTCGCACAACGT
The sequence above is drawn from the Rhodospirillaceae bacterium genome and encodes:
- a CDS encoding DNA polymerase III subunit delta', with protein sequence MAKKPAKIEEDLVPHPRANAYFTGHDAAEASFLEAWSSGRLAHAWLICGPRGIGKATFAYRLARFALSQPTAGASESSLFGAAAPTEMSLQISKEHPVFKRIAALGHGDFRAIERAWTDNKQSKKKASITVGEVRGIGSFLRLTPAEGGWRVVIIDAADEMNRNAENAVLKVLEEPPEKALIFLVAHNPARLLPTIRSRCRKIDLSPLPSNTVLALVNRYRPDITSKDIKALSVLADGSIGRAIELADAGGLTLFRNLIGVLASMPKMDIGMAHSLSDAALKGDGFRTIADLLSWWLARMVSVTAREGWAQTEEIIPGEHAIADRLCASAGLDQWVEVWEKIARLFERADAVHLDKKRTVLNALLAIEQRAAS
- the tmk gene encoding dTMP kinase; this encodes MSAGLFITLEGGEGSGKSTQAKHLKLRLEQAGHAVVQTREPGGSEGAEDIRALLVTGEPDRWDGMTEALLLFAARHDHLERIIKPALKAGKIVLCDRFTDSTMAYQGYGHNLGRETIEKLNAVALDGFGPDLTLILDLPVDTGLSRAMSRGDGEQRYEDMDIAFHQRLRDGFLDIAKREPDRCKVVDASGSEEDVAEKISGVVMPLLATGKACG